From Nitrosopumilus zosterae, the proteins below share one genomic window:
- a CDS encoding COX15/CtaA family protein, with amino-acid sequence MAIQYLALTTLVVLYSLMFIGGYISAAGLGLTCPEWPLCPNGVMPSEEYLIEWIHRTTAATTGLLVISTMIASLINKNSNLKIKITSSLATGLVITQITLGALVIDTKLHAVLVAIHLGIGIWLFAMVLLTTLFAFRISRITVKPTA; translated from the coding sequence TTGGCTATACAATATCTTGCATTAACGACATTGGTTGTTTTGTATTCTTTGATGTTTATTGGTGGCTATATTTCAGCTGCAGGACTTGGCCTGACTTGTCCTGAATGGCCTCTGTGCCCTAACGGAGTGATGCCTTCTGAGGAATATCTAATTGAATGGATTCATAGAACAACTGCTGCAACCACCGGATTACTAGTAATTTCAACCATGATTGCAAGTCTGATTAACAAGAATTCTAACTTGAAAATAAAAATCACAAGTTCACTTGCAACCGGATTGGTAATTACTCAAATTACCTTAGGTGCACTGGTAATTGATACAAAACTTCATGCAGTCCTAGTTGCAATTCACTTGGGCATTGGAATCTGGCTTTTTGCTATGGTGTTATTGACAACATTGTTTGCATTTAGAATTTCTAGAATAACTGTGAAACCTACAGCTTAG
- a CDS encoding plastocyanin/azurin family copper-binding protein gives MKLSHDNSQVYRTTPARTGKMMIIMLGICIVGGAIFFSMWDYWISQPAPVVGMMSETIEHDVQAAFTGVHIPVELSFIESPDFRTLAFNALPGDPNHNPTITMNVGDEINFSVVNHGKSFHSFGVTAADEGFGGIIPGSEVAAASNPLKPGEGGESTFIAGEEGTYYYICTVPGHREQGMVGKIIVGDVPVEEVMETAPEPEVMEEVAEPEVMEEVAEPEPVAYDGVISIPDGSSIPGCDETNECYIPYHVTVSAGDEITWSNDDSAAHTVTSGTPSGGPDGNFDSSLFMAGNTFSVTLDEAGEYPYFCMVHPWMVGIVTVN, from the coding sequence ATGAAGTTGAGTCACGATAATTCCCAAGTTTACAGAACAACCCCAGCTAGAACTGGAAAAATGATGATAATCATGTTAGGTATCTGTATTGTCGGCGGAGCAATCTTCTTTTCAATGTGGGACTATTGGATTTCACAACCAGCTCCTGTTGTGGGTATGATGAGTGAAACTATTGAACATGATGTGCAAGCTGCTTTTACCGGAGTTCATATTCCAGTTGAACTTTCATTTATAGAATCTCCTGACTTTAGAACTTTAGCGTTTAATGCATTACCTGGTGATCCAAATCATAATCCAACAATTACAATGAATGTTGGAGATGAAATTAATTTCTCTGTAGTTAATCATGGCAAGTCATTTCATTCTTTTGGTGTTACAGCAGCAGATGAAGGATTTGGAGGAATTATTCCAGGAAGTGAAGTTGCAGCAGCATCTAATCCATTAAAACCAGGAGAAGGTGGAGAATCCACATTTATCGCAGGTGAAGAAGGAACTTACTATTACATTTGTACTGTTCCAGGTCATAGAGAACAAGGAATGGTTGGTAAAATCATTGTAGGTGATGTTCCAGTTGAAGAAGTTATGGAAACAGCACCCGAACCAGAGGTAATGGAAGAAGTTGCAGAACCAGAGGTAATGGAAGAAGTTGCAGAACCAGAACCTGTAGCATATGATGGAGTAATATCCATCCCAGATGGTTCATCCATTCCAGGATGTGATGAAACAAATGAATGCTATATTCCATATCATGTTACAGTTTCAGCAGGTGATGAAATCACTTGGTCAAATGATGACTCAGCAGCTCACACTGTTACAAGTGGAACGCCTTCAGGTGGCCCTGACGGAAACTTTGATAGTAGTTTGTTTATGGCAGGAAATACATTCTCAGTAACACTAGATGAAGCAGGTGAATATCCATACTTTTGTATGGTTCATCCTTGGATGGTCGGTATAGTTACAGTAAACTAG
- a CDS encoding cytochrome c oxidase subunit I translates to MVLELQKPRPIWQIMFSTHHTDVGLLYLISSLAFLFLGGTLALAIRAELFLPGAQIIGDSMTFNRIFTVHGTTLIFLFIIPFASAVGNYYVPIMVRYKDMAYPKLNAIAFWMIPPAGALIWLGFADFTWYATPPYSIISAPGPAADMWIFGLKILGISSVLGAINFIVTILKCKHPDMSIGQVPLLAWSFLSSSLIILVAIPTFAAALLMLLTDRLGVSGFFNPAMGGDPIAYAHLFWFTFHPEVYVLVIPAIGMMYEIIPRFSRKPIYSYNSGVFAFVLLSIVGFSSWAHHMYATGMSFTEKTVFMVGTLAAVPASAMHVFNFIATMWNGRIKFATPMMWAVGGIALFFSAGAGGVANAAMPLDFTTHDTYWVVGHFHLFVMGTIAFGSIGFLYYMFPYVTGRMYNETMGKVHFVMSFIGTVLVFFTQHVLGLYGMPRRIFDYPPIPEWIAMNQIATVGAMIIGVSMAIFLANMIYSSGKGKLANTEDPFGVGGKYYYPFEAKNPSH, encoded by the coding sequence ATGGTTCTAGAACTGCAAAAACCACGTCCAATTTGGCAAATTATGTTTTCAACACATCATACTGATGTAGGTTTACTTTATCTTATTTCATCACTGGCATTCTTATTCTTAGGCGGAACCTTGGCTCTTGCAATTAGAGCAGAGTTGTTCTTGCCAGGTGCACAAATTATTGGTGATTCAATGACCTTTAACAGAATCTTTACAGTTCATGGTACAACGCTAATCTTCTTGTTCATCATTCCATTTGCATCTGCAGTTGGCAACTACTACGTTCCAATCATGGTTAGATACAAAGACATGGCATATCCAAAACTCAACGCAATTGCATTCTGGATGATTCCGCCAGCTGGCGCACTCATCTGGTTGGGATTTGCAGACTTTACTTGGTATGCAACTCCGCCATACTCTATTATCAGTGCACCAGGCCCAGCTGCTGACATGTGGATTTTTGGATTAAAGATTCTTGGCATCTCATCCGTATTAGGGGCAATCAACTTTATTGTTACAATTCTCAAATGTAAACACCCCGACATGTCAATTGGACAAGTCCCACTTTTAGCATGGTCATTTTTGTCATCATCTTTGATTATTCTAGTTGCAATTCCAACATTTGCAGCAGCACTTTTGATGTTGCTAACTGACAGACTTGGTGTAAGTGGGTTCTTCAATCCTGCAATGGGAGGGGATCCAATAGCATATGCACACTTGTTCTGGTTTACGTTCCATCCTGAGGTGTATGTGTTGGTAATTCCAGCAATCGGTATGATGTATGAAATTATTCCAAGATTCTCAAGAAAACCAATCTACAGCTACAACTCTGGCGTCTTTGCATTTGTTTTGTTATCTATTGTCGGCTTTTCATCATGGGCACACCACATGTATGCAACTGGAATGTCATTTACCGAAAAAACAGTCTTTATGGTGGGAACACTTGCAGCAGTTCCAGCATCTGCCATGCATGTGTTCAACTTTATTGCAACAATGTGGAATGGCAGAATTAAATTTGCAACCCCAATGATGTGGGCAGTTGGAGGCATTGCATTATTCTTTTCAGCAGGTGCAGGCGGTGTTGCAAACGCTGCAATGCCATTAGACTTTACAACACACGACACATACTGGGTAGTCGGTCACTTCCATCTCTTTGTGATGGGTACCATTGCATTTGGTTCAATTGGTTTTCTCTACTACATGTTCCCATATGTAACAGGAAGAATGTACAATGAAACAATGGGTAAGGTTCATTTTGTCATGTCATTTATTGGAACTGTTTTGGTATTCTTTACACAACACGTACTTGGCTTGTACGGAATGCCAAGAAGAATTTTCGATTATCCGCCAATCCCAGAATGGATTGCAATGAACCAGATTGCTACAGTAGGTGCAATGATTATTGGTGTCAGCATGGCAATCTTTTTGGCAAACATGATTTACAGTTCAGGAAAAGGAAAACTTGCAAATACCGAAGACCCATTCGGAGTAGGTGGCAAGTATTACTATCCATTTGAGGCAAAGAACCCATCACACTAG
- a CDS encoding cupredoxin domain-containing protein, whose product MGGHSNWPEWVYIGVVTALMVWVGAEAWEAERLVEHVPADAEIIKVTGQQWFWSFEHEDGTKEIGELHVEKGKAYKFEIESKDVNHSFNIHDYVVLMDAIPGRVNTVWFAPTDVGEHDIQCREYCGLIHYNMRGKLIVEEPSS is encoded by the coding sequence TTGGGCGGACACTCTAACTGGCCTGAATGGGTTTACATTGGAGTCGTAACTGCACTGATGGTTTGGGTAGGAGCAGAAGCTTGGGAGGCTGAAAGACTAGTAGAGCATGTTCCTGCTGATGCAGAAATTATCAAAGTTACTGGACAGCAATGGTTCTGGTCTTTTGAACATGAAGACGGTACAAAAGAAATTGGCGAGTTACATGTTGAAAAAGGCAAAGCCTACAAATTTGAAATAGAATCCAAAGATGTCAATCACTCTTTTAATATTCATGATTACGTTGTTTTGATGGATGCGATCCCTGGTAGAGTTAACACTGTATGGTTTGCACCAACTGATGTGGGAGAACATGATATTCAATGCAGGGAGTATTGTGGATTGATTCACTATAATATGAGAGGCAAGTTAATTGTGGAGGAGCCTTCATCTTGA
- a CDS encoding heme transporter CcmC: protein MKKLVGLFLVLAVIVVIPAIESAFAAGDEPGEYLDRRAIIWNLFFRMMTIAFVVGAVVSGTIIWQVWRFRESHPKAKPTPYEGTDW, encoded by the coding sequence ATGAAGAAATTGGTCGGATTATTCTTGGTATTGGCAGTTATAGTGGTTATTCCAGCTATAGAGTCAGCGTTTGCTGCAGGTGATGAGCCTGGAGAATATCTTGATCGTAGAGCAATTATTTGGAATTTATTTTTTAGAATGATGACTATCGCATTTGTTGTTGGCGCTGTTGTATCCGGTACTATAATTTGGCAAGTTTGGAGATTCAGAGAATCTCATCCCAAAGCAAAACCAACTCCATATGAGGGGACGGACTGGTAG
- a CDS encoding histidine phosphatase family protein: MGHIIFLRHGQAKNNVERILAGRTEGVPLTDVGIKQAEHTAELLKHMNVSAIYSSPIERAKHTAEIVGGHNSLDVTIDDRLIELDMGKFTGVPYDEIFTSHGNVFMKFYNGELEIAHNGVETFAEVKKRVLGIVDHVIEKHPDENVVLVTHMDPIKAMLSTIVDLSPTNLFELIIENASLNLFREKDRKFSLSGLNVMHPSRFDLRI, encoded by the coding sequence TTGGGACATATCATTTTCCTAAGACACGGTCAGGCAAAAAATAATGTTGAGAGAATTCTAGCAGGAAGAACAGAAGGTGTCCCATTAACTGATGTTGGAATTAAACAAGCAGAACACACCGCTGAACTACTAAAACACATGAATGTTTCAGCAATTTACTCTAGTCCAATTGAGAGAGCAAAACATACTGCAGAAATTGTCGGAGGACACAACTCTCTTGATGTTACAATTGATGATAGATTGATTGAGCTTGATATGGGAAAATTCACTGGTGTTCCATATGATGAAATTTTTACCAGTCATGGTAATGTCTTTATGAAATTTTATAATGGTGAACTAGAAATAGCTCATAACGGTGTGGAAACTTTTGCCGAAGTCAAAAAAAGAGTTTTGGGAATAGTTGATCACGTCATTGAAAAACATCCGGATGAAAATGTAGTTCTTGTAACTCATATGGATCCAATCAAAGCAATGCTGTCTACTATAGTTGATTTGTCTCCTACTAATTTATTTGAGCTAATTATAGAGAATGCATCTCTTAATCTCTTTAGAGAAAAAGATCGAAAGTTTTCACTTTCAGGACTTAACGTAATGCATCCATCAAGATTCGATCTTAGAATATAA
- the npdG gene encoding NADPH-dependent F420 reductase, whose protein sequence is MKVGIIGGTGGMGKGFALRWSQNHDVIVGSRDAARAAESAVEYTNLAKEAFGEIKGSISGGDNVTVAKESDVLILSIPYENIDSVCSGILPEIRDSCVVVSPIVPMTKTDVGFECVSIKENKPFSYKLVLNHMKDKSKLVSAFHVISEKKLINPTLELDYDIFVCGDDESVKVVNTLIDEIKGLRSIYLGPIELSYLAEMSTPLLLNAMIRNKIKNPGIKII, encoded by the coding sequence ATGAAGGTGGGAATTATTGGTGGTACTGGTGGCATGGGCAAAGGTTTTGCTCTGAGATGGTCACAAAATCATGATGTCATAGTTGGCTCTAGAGATGCTGCACGAGCGGCAGAGTCAGCAGTTGAATATACAAATCTTGCAAAAGAAGCATTTGGCGAAATTAAGGGATCAATTTCTGGAGGCGACAATGTTACTGTTGCAAAAGAAAGTGATGTTTTGATTTTATCAATTCCCTATGAGAATATTGATTCAGTGTGTTCTGGGATTTTACCTGAAATAAGAGACAGTTGTGTTGTAGTATCCCCAATTGTTCCAATGACAAAGACGGATGTTGGATTTGAGTGTGTTTCAATTAAGGAGAACAAGCCATTTTCATACAAACTTGTGTTAAATCATATGAAAGACAAATCAAAACTAGTTTCTGCATTTCATGTCATATCAGAGAAGAAACTAATCAATCCCACACTGGAATTAGATTACGACATATTTGTCTGCGGAGATGATGAATCAGTCAAAGTTGTCAATACTTTGATTGATGAAATAAAAGGATTGAGATCAATTTACTTGGGACCAATTGAGCTATCATATCTTGCTGAAATGTCAACACCGTTACTACTTAATGCAATGATTAGAAACAAGATAAAGAATCCTGGAATCAAAATCATCTAA
- a CDS encoding pyridoxamine 5'-phosphate oxidase family protein — MGKRDEFLQSQKILRLSTIDKKTPHIVPVWYRYSGKKFYIGTNTKTEKAKNVKRNKHVAFCVDVGIKSPDIYGVMGQGEASLILENTKVKLIAKKILLRYFDDIENKSAKELLDDTDCIIEIIPKKFSVWSY, encoded by the coding sequence ATGGGCAAAAGAGATGAATTCTTACAATCTCAGAAAATATTACGATTATCAACTATTGACAAAAAAACTCCGCACATAGTTCCTGTCTGGTACAGGTATAGTGGAAAAAAATTCTACATTGGAACAAACACTAAAACTGAAAAAGCAAAGAATGTAAAAAGAAACAAACATGTTGCATTTTGTGTGGATGTGGGAATAAAGTCACCTGATATTTATGGAGTAATGGGACAGGGAGAAGCCAGTCTGATTTTGGAAAATACCAAAGTAAAATTAATTGCAAAGAAAATTCTCTTACGATACTTTGATGATATCGAGAACAAATCTGCAAAAGAATTGCTAGATGATACTGATTGCATCATAGAGATAATTCCAAAAAAGTTTTCAGTTTGGAGTTACTGA
- a CDS encoding aminotransferase class I/II-fold pyridoxal phosphate-dependent enzyme gives MKVSKKVVGVEYAIRDIVVAARKVQQKGMNVDYLNIGDPVQFGFQPPDNVKQALIDAINRGENYYSTSEGLLELREEIAKKENTKGLSISSDEILITNGVSEGLDMVISSIVEEGDEVLLPGPYYPPYASYVRLHGGVPIEFAVDLENSTPDIEDIKSKITSKTVAICLISPNNPTGVVFNEKSLKELVNIANQNNLYIICDEIYDQIIFDDEFVGIGKVAGDSPVIVLNGFSKVHLMSGWRIGYIAFNQSSKLDNLREHLPKLARVRIATSLPVQHAALESLRGPQNYISEFVSEIKKRRDLVVKRLNEMPGLSCPNPKGAFYAFPKIEDNRFGTDKEFVTKLLETKGVLTVHGSGFGEQYGSGHFRLVYLPSLEILDSAMNKIQDFVSQ, from the coding sequence TTGAAGGTATCAAAAAAAGTTGTAGGAGTGGAATATGCAATTAGAGACATTGTAGTTGCTGCACGCAAAGTACAACAAAAAGGAATGAATGTTGATTATCTGAACATTGGTGATCCTGTGCAGTTTGGCTTTCAGCCACCTGACAATGTAAAACAAGCTCTAATTGATGCAATTAACAGAGGTGAAAATTACTATTCCACATCTGAAGGTCTCTTGGAACTAAGAGAGGAGATAGCAAAAAAAGAAAATACCAAAGGACTATCCATATCATCTGATGAAATTCTAATCACTAACGGCGTCTCTGAAGGACTGGACATGGTGATATCATCAATTGTCGAAGAAGGTGACGAAGTGCTGTTACCTGGACCGTATTATCCTCCATATGCCTCCTATGTTAGATTGCATGGCGGAGTTCCAATAGAGTTTGCAGTAGACTTGGAAAACTCTACACCTGACATTGAAGATATCAAATCCAAAATTACCTCAAAGACAGTAGCTATTTGTTTAATCAGTCCAAACAATCCAACCGGTGTGGTATTCAACGAAAAATCCCTCAAAGAACTAGTAAACATTGCAAACCAAAACAATCTATACATTATCTGCGATGAAATTTATGATCAAATAATTTTTGATGATGAATTTGTTGGGATTGGCAAAGTCGCAGGAGACTCGCCTGTAATTGTTCTTAATGGTTTCTCCAAGGTACATCTGATGTCTGGATGGAGAATTGGATACATTGCATTTAACCAATCATCCAAATTAGATAATCTACGAGAACACTTGCCAAAATTAGCAAGAGTAAGAATTGCAACCAGTCTTCCAGTGCAACATGCAGCTTTGGAATCGCTTCGCGGTCCTCAAAATTACATTAGCGAGTTTGTATCTGAAATCAAAAAAAGAAGAGACTTGGTTGTAAAGCGGCTAAATGAAATGCCAGGACTTTCTTGCCCCAATCCAAAAGGTGCATTTTATGCATTTCCAAAAATTGAAGACAATAGATTTGGAACTGACAAAGAATTTGTAACAAAGTTACTTGAAACTAAAGGTGTGCTAACAGTCCACGGTTCAGGATTTGGAGAACAATATGGCAGTGGACATTTCAGACTGGTGTATCTTCCAAGTCTTGAGATACTGGATTCTGCAATGAACAAAATCCAAGACTTTGTTAGTCAGTAA
- a CDS encoding SDR family oxidoreductase yields the protein MTSAIILGGSRGIGKAIVESLKSIDIDVFAASKNDIDTSDLDSVRKFLGSHGKTDILVLNTGGPTPKPFHTITEDDWKLYHNQLFLGFCMILQNIKINDNGYIFLISSSVIKEPNMKLIISSAYRAAFSEVFKVLSKEYAQRNISCVNIAPGPINTDRTRELIENIEEYKKSLPMRRLGEPEEIGNFVKSIIENKIKYLSGVTINFDGANSNYIY from the coding sequence ATGACCAGCGCAATTATTCTTGGCGGCTCCAGGGGAATAGGAAAGGCAATTGTCGAATCACTAAAATCCATAGATATTGACGTCTTTGCAGCCTCTAAAAACGACATAGATACATCAGATTTGGATAGTGTCAGGAAATTTTTGGGCAGTCATGGTAAAACGGACATACTGGTATTGAACACTGGCGGTCCCACACCAAAACCGTTCCATACCATTACTGAAGATGATTGGAAATTATATCACAATCAGTTGTTTTTGGGATTTTGTATGATATTACAAAACATCAAGATTAATGATAATGGGTATATCTTTTTGATCAGTTCAAGTGTAATCAAGGAACCGAACATGAAATTGATAATCTCTTCGGCTTATCGTGCTGCATTCAGCGAGGTTTTCAAAGTATTAAGCAAAGAATACGCTCAAAGAAACATCAGTTGTGTAAATATTGCTCCCGGACCAATCAATACGGATAGAACTCGAGAGTTAATTGAAAATATAGAGGAATACAAAAAATCATTACCCATGAGAAGACTAGGAGAGCCTGAAGAGATTGGAAATTTTGTCAAATCAATTATTGAAAACAAGATAAAGTATCTGTCAGGTGTAACAATTAATTTTGATGGTGCAAATTCAAACTATATTTACTAG
- a CDS encoding PqqD family peptide modification chaperone, which yields MSTVSPQAIEESLKQCMDPEVPLNIVEMGLIYGIDVAENNDVNIKMTMTTQGCPLHETLVQDATRYAKKVPGVNNVKIDIVWEPAWSMDKMTDEGKMKLKNMGAAMNTPAPINYETALPQGVGKLVQQEDGSMVLANEHDQGFMVNQAIVDFWKSCNGQRKVTELVEVFAQQTGLQRNQVEKEVMQLLQQLREGGLIAIAGQPDTPNVEFKK from the coding sequence ATGAGTACCGTTTCTCCACAAGCCATTGAAGAATCTCTAAAACAATGCATGGATCCCGAAGTTCCTCTAAACATAGTGGAGATGGGATTAATCTATGGAATTGATGTTGCAGAAAATAATGATGTCAACATAAAAATGACAATGACTACTCAAGGATGCCCCTTACATGAGACTTTGGTCCAGGATGCAACAAGATACGCAAAAAAAGTTCCTGGAGTGAACAATGTAAAAATTGACATCGTATGGGAACCTGCATGGTCAATGGATAAAATGACTGATGAGGGAAAAATGAAACTAAAAAACATGGGCGCTGCAATGAATACTCCTGCGCCAATAAACTATGAAACTGCCCTACCTCAAGGAGTTGGAAAACTAGTACAACAAGAAGACGGCTCCATGGTATTGGCCAACGAGCATGATCAAGGATTCATGGTGAATCAGGCAATAGTTGATTTTTGGAAATCATGTAACGGACAACGCAAAGTCACAGAACTAGTTGAGGTGTTTGCTCAACAAACCGGCCTACAGAGAAACCAAGTAGAAAAAGAAGTCATGCAGTTATTGCAACAGCTACGAGAAGGCGGATTGATTGCAATTGCAGGACAACCAGACACACCAAATGTTGAATTTAAAAAATAA
- the mtnA gene encoding S-methyl-5-thioribose-1-phosphate isomerase → MDNTAVDSSLRTVEWKNNKVIMIDQTKLPNQLVFVEYDDFNQVADAIKTLIVRGAPAIGVSGAFGLALAVLQSKATTKDELISDLEIARKILYSTRPTAVNLGWGLDKIMKIAKTGETVEQIKKLVIETAKKMAEDDIEINKAMGKNGSILFDDNDTIMTHCNAGALATVAYGTALGVIRATRESGKNIKVIATETRPIQQGSRLTAFELKHDGFDVSLIPDTAVGYSMANGLVNKVVVGADRIVKTGHVFNKIGTYQVATMAKQHGIPFYVAAPLSTIDLETKAEDVIIEMRKGNEVTGIGDKKTAPDDINVINPAFDMTPPELISGIITEKGVARAPYEESIPKLFQAN, encoded by the coding sequence ATGGACAATACTGCAGTTGATTCCTCCTTACGAACGGTAGAGTGGAAAAACAACAAAGTAATAATGATAGATCAAACCAAACTTCCAAACCAACTTGTCTTTGTGGAATATGATGATTTTAACCAAGTTGCAGATGCCATCAAAACTCTGATAGTCAGAGGTGCTCCAGCTATAGGAGTGTCCGGTGCATTTGGATTGGCACTAGCAGTTTTGCAAAGCAAAGCAACTACAAAAGATGAACTAATTTCAGATTTAGAAATAGCAAGAAAAATTCTCTATTCTACAAGACCTACCGCAGTAAACTTGGGTTGGGGATTGGACAAAATCATGAAGATTGCAAAAACAGGAGAAACAGTTGAGCAAATTAAAAAACTAGTAATTGAAACTGCTAAAAAAATGGCCGAAGATGATATTGAAATCAACAAGGCAATGGGAAAGAATGGTTCTATTCTTTTTGATGATAATGATACTATAATGACTCATTGCAATGCAGGAGCTTTAGCTACCGTAGCATATGGTACTGCACTAGGTGTAATTAGAGCAACCAGAGAGAGTGGAAAGAATATCAAAGTCATAGCAACGGAAACTAGACCAATCCAGCAGGGCTCAAGATTAACAGCCTTTGAACTAAAGCATGATGGATTTGATGTAAGTCTAATTCCAGACACTGCAGTTGGTTACTCTATGGCAAACGGACTTGTAAACAAAGTAGTCGTAGGGGCTGACAGAATTGTAAAGACTGGCCATGTCTTTAACAAGATTGGAACATATCAGGTGGCAACAATGGCCAAACAGCACGGAATCCCGTTCTATGTTGCAGCACCGTTATCCACAATTGATTTGGAAACCAAAGCAGAAGATGTAATCATTGAGATGCGCAAAGGAAACGAAGTCACTGGAATTGGTGATAAAAAGACGGCACCTGATGATATTAATGTCATAAATCCGGCATTTGACATGACTCCGCCTGAACTAATTTCGGGAATTATCACAGAAAAAGGCGTTGCAAGAGCACCATATGAAGAATCAATCCCAAAATTATTTCAAGCTAATTAA
- a CDS encoding formyl transferase produces the protein MKIVILTSNGLRHKFLANSLASKADDTLIISECKQNDSVSTGLEDQSTISEHFRLRNETEKIFFPNNDFFTAKTLPILYKEVNLEYVYQTIKKFQPDVMFIFGSYIIREPLLSLMPPDRTINLHLGLSPYYRGSGTNFWPFVNNELEYVGSTILHLDSGIDTGDIICHTRPKIKLGDNVHTVGCKVIQSSVDSLIQIMEMIKEGKKLNRIKQWSIDEKYYKTIDFNEEILLKYKNNLENGLIENYLSKPKKSIKLIDL, from the coding sequence ATGAAAATTGTCATTTTGACTAGCAACGGACTTCGACACAAATTCTTGGCAAATTCTTTGGCCTCAAAAGCTGATGATACATTAATTATCTCAGAATGTAAACAAAATGATTCCGTAAGCACTGGATTAGAAGATCAATCCACAATAAGCGAACATTTCAGACTACGAAATGAAACTGAAAAAATTTTCTTTCCAAACAATGACTTCTTTACTGCAAAAACTTTACCCATACTTTACAAAGAAGTTAATCTTGAATATGTTTATCAAACAATCAAAAAATTTCAGCCTGATGTGATGTTTATTTTTGGTTCATATATTATACGAGAACCACTGTTATCCTTAATGCCCCCTGATCGTACAATCAATCTTCACTTGGGATTGTCTCCATATTATAGAGGAAGTGGAACAAATTTTTGGCCTTTTGTAAATAATGAATTGGAATATGTCGGCTCAACTATTTTACATCTTGATTCTGGTATTGATACTGGCGACATAATATGTCATACAAGACCCAAAATCAAATTAGGAGATAACGTTCACACAGTAGGATGCAAGGTGATTCAATCAAGTGTTGATTCTTTGATACAAATAATGGAAATGATCAAAGAAGGTAAAAAATTGAATCGTATTAAACAATGGAGTATTGATGAAAAATACTATAAAACAATTGATTTTAACGAAGAAATTTTATTGAAATATAAAAATAATTTGGAAAATGGCTTGATAGAAAATTATCTCTCAAAACCCAAAAAATCAATCAAACTAATTGATTTATAA